The following are from one region of the Silene latifolia isolate original U9 population chromosome 9, ASM4854445v1, whole genome shotgun sequence genome:
- the LOC141599830 gene encoding uncharacterized protein LOC141599830, whose product MEERQLNFNQPLLSVRRGSSIAAQPEISHRKPRHSKPTLPPLPYYMSDIKSGPIRNPGVVPFQWEHMPGRPKDVNTVSNDSSRHVAVAPKLPPGRTANHKQKQADKTIKNSPNYSSRSRTGKEGSEKEPNKKNACSSDDEDTTFVDASGTLSRTESFYNCSVSGVSGLDGPKLTSTGIFADPQSRDFMMDRFLPAAKAVASETPYFTPRKYSIAREKLEPVKREIKWKKQSPQYTLPQSIQREEQEEDGKEEEDEHDGMEAVSAKLCGLLPKFCLLNPIPGMRDHAGALSSAKSVRTRPVYAESGRNNVKKERTNNRIGELKRLPHYAAKNRSSMDANPGSKSNPDLQNSGGTKLKEFLANPATEKTLYMDSEHMEQSRNSISSSSESRGRNPSVDSLQDIKSLAAEKQISQPKNCDTCSSVVSTPEKSFQDVGEDFNLAVDVVECEKPDIREVIPDNCLLAMAPFLPKSPSESWLSRTLPSMSGKSPSSKSYIGNLALRSLPVDPKRTSMLRTSNFQPVGVGELAAIVEN is encoded by the exons ATGGAGGAAAGACAATTAAACTTTAATCAACCTCTACTTTCTGTGAGGCGCGGCTCATCAATAGCTGCTCAACCTGAAATTAGTCACAGGAAACCCCGTCACTCCAAGCCCACGTTGCCTCCTCTTCCTTACTACATGTCGGACATAAAATCAGGCCCAATAAGAAATCCTGGCGTTGTTCCTTTTCAATGGGAGCACATGCCCGGAAGACCAAAGGATGTAAATACAGTATCAAACGACAGCAGTCGTCATGTGGCAGTAGCTCCAAAATTGCCACCAGGGAGGACTGCGAATCATAAGCAGAAACAAGcagataaaacaataaaaaattcaCCCAATTATAGTTCGAGGTCTCGAACAGGAAAGGAAGGATCCGAGAAGGAACCAAATAAGAAGAATGCGTGTAGTTCTGATGATGAAGATACGACCTTTGTAGATGCAAGTGGGACCCTTTCTCGAACAGAGTCGTTTTACAATTGTAGCGTCAGTGGAGTAAGTGGACTTGATGGCCCAAAATTGACGAGTACTGGAATTTTTGCGGATCCTCAGTCCCGAGACTTTATGATGGATAGGTTCCTTCCAGCTGCAAAAGCAGTGGCTTCAGAAACACCTTATTTCACTCCTAGAAAGTATTCTATAGCCAGAGAGAAATTGGAGCCAGTTAAGAGGGAAATAAAATGGAAGAAGCAGTCCCCACAGTACACGTTACCTCAGAGTATACAAAGGGAAGAACAAGAGGAAGATGGCAAAGAAGAGGAAGACGAACATGATGGAATGGAAGCTGTGTCAGCTAAACTTTGTGGTTTATTGCCCAAGTTTTGTCTTTTAAATCCAATACCAGGAATGAGAGATCACGCAGGAGCATTATCCTCTGCCAAAAGTGTTCGCACCAGGCCTGTATATGCTGAATCAGGCAGGAATAATGTAAAGaag GAAAGGACAAATAATCGTATAGGAGAACTGAAAAGATTGCCACATTATGCTGCTAAAAACAGATCATCAATGGACGCAAATCCCGGTAGCAAGAGTAATCCCGATTTGCAGAACAGTGGTGGCACAAAACTTAAGGAGTTTTTAGCAAATCCTGCCACAGAAAAGACCTTATATATGGATTCTGAACACATGGAACAATCTCGAAACTCGATATCAAGCTCATCAGAATCCAGAGGAAGGAACCCTTCTGTGGATTCACTCCAAGATATCAAGTCCCTTGCTGCTGAAAAACAAATATCTCAACCTAAAAACTGTGATACTTGTTCTAGTGTAGTGTCTACTCCAGAAAAGTCCTTTCAAGATGTAGGGGAAGACTTCAATCTTGCCGTCGATGTTGTAGAGTGCGAAAAGCCGGATATTAGAGAGGTTATACCAGACAACTGTCTACTTGCTATGGCTCCATTTCTCCCAAAGTCTCCATCAGAATCCTGGCTCTCACGTACCTTGCCTTCTATGTCCGGAAAAAGCCCGTCTTCTAAGTCATATATCGGGAACTTGGCTTTGAGGTCATTACCTGTTGATCCCAAGCGCACGAGTATGTTGAGAACTTCAAATTTTCAGCCAGTCGGAGTTGGG GAACTTGCGGCTATAGTTGAGAATTAA